A stretch of Flavobacterium sp. N2270 DNA encodes these proteins:
- a CDS encoding TonB-dependent receptor — MFSLTTFAQTARVKGVILDEFNTPVENVSVKVGDKGTVTNANGFYLLDVPSNKKITIVFSHISFKNSVITLELKSNEDFEFNPVMNANVQEIGEVVVSGTSKKRVEGITSIDPVVIRKIPGANAGIENIIKTLPGVYSNNELSTSYAVRGGNYDENLVYVNEIEVYRPFLIRSGQQEGLSFTNTDMVENVDFSAGGFQSKYGDKMSSVLDITYRNPKEFAAGIEASLLGGSISVEGVSKNQKWSNITGIRYRNNALLVNSQETETNYKPSFADIQTMFNFNASTKWQFSFLGNISQNKYNYQPFTRQTNFGTIDNPIALLVFYEGQEKDEYTTYFGAFKSVYQYNDKNKLKFIASAYHTQEQEYYDILAQYRLGEVDSNIGSETFGDVVYTRGVGSQLNHARNNLDALIFNAEVKGFHELNEKKQIEWGFKYTREDIRDRVVEWEVVDSAGFSLPNPLLEYVNDQPYNPYYGPLAPYQSVRATNYTTINRFSGYAQWNYRGKIGVHEYWVNAGVRGHSWQVSSQDETGKNKFVFSPRFQFAFKPKWKKDMLFRLSGGMYAQPPFYRELRDYDGVVQTNVDAQKSVHIVLSNDYSFKMWNRPFKLISEAYYKNITDANTYTIDNVRIRYRANNDATAYAYGFDARLNGEFVPGTESWFSIGYLKTEENQDNRGYIARPTDQRLKFGLLFQDYMPNIPNVKVYLNLVYNTGLPGGSPSYADPYDYQLRLNDYRRADAGFSYVFKDQGIKSSKKWLNPFNEFSIGLEIFNLFNNQNSITNTWVRDVYTKTQYGIPNYMTTRVFNVKLIAKL; from the coding sequence ATGTTTTCACTAACCACTTTTGCGCAAACAGCAAGAGTTAAAGGTGTTATTTTAGACGAATTCAATACTCCCGTCGAAAATGTTTCGGTTAAAGTAGGCGATAAAGGAACAGTTACTAATGCCAATGGTTTTTACTTATTAGATGTTCCTTCAAATAAAAAAATAACGATTGTTTTTTCGCATATTTCATTTAAAAACTCAGTAATAACATTAGAATTAAAATCTAATGAAGATTTTGAGTTTAACCCTGTGATGAATGCAAATGTTCAAGAAATTGGAGAAGTCGTAGTAAGTGGTACAAGTAAAAAAAGGGTTGAAGGAATTACTTCAATTGATCCTGTAGTTATAAGAAAAATTCCAGGCGCAAATGCCGGAATTGAAAACATTATTAAAACATTGCCAGGAGTTTATTCTAATAATGAATTGAGTACTTCATATGCAGTTCGTGGTGGAAATTACGATGAAAACTTGGTTTATGTTAATGAAATTGAAGTATATCGTCCGTTTTTAATTCGTTCTGGTCAGCAAGAAGGATTGAGTTTTACCAATACTGATATGGTTGAAAATGTCGATTTTTCTGCCGGAGGTTTTCAATCTAAATATGGCGATAAAATGTCATCGGTTTTAGATATTACGTATAGAAATCCTAAAGAGTTTGCTGCAGGTATTGAAGCAAGTTTATTAGGTGGAAGTATCTCGGTTGAAGGTGTAAGTAAAAATCAAAAATGGAGTAATATTACTGGGATTCGTTATCGAAACAATGCACTTTTAGTAAATAGTCAAGAAACAGAAACGAATTATAAGCCATCATTTGCAGATATTCAAACGATGTTTAATTTTAATGCTTCAACCAAATGGCAATTTAGTTTCTTAGGAAATATTTCTCAAAATAAATACAATTACCAACCTTTTACAAGACAAACAAACTTTGGTACAATTGATAATCCAATAGCTTTATTGGTTTTTTATGAAGGTCAAGAAAAGGATGAATACACAACTTATTTTGGAGCTTTTAAATCGGTTTATCAATACAATGATAAAAATAAATTAAAATTTATCGCATCAGCTTATCATACACAAGAGCAAGAATATTACGATATTTTAGCTCAATATCGACTTGGAGAAGTAGATTCAAATATTGGTTCTGAAACTTTTGGTGATGTTGTGTATACAAGAGGTGTTGGTTCTCAATTAAATCATGCTCGAAATAATTTAGACGCACTAATTTTTAATGCCGAAGTAAAAGGTTTTCATGAGCTAAATGAGAAAAAGCAAATAGAATGGGGTTTTAAATATACTCGTGAAGATATTAGAGATAGAGTGGTAGAGTGGGAGGTTGTTGACTCTGCAGGGTTTTCTTTACCAAACCCTTTGTTAGAGTATGTTAACGACCAACCTTATAATCCTTATTACGGACCGTTAGCGCCTTACCAAAGTGTAAGAGCTACTAATTATACTACAATTAACCGATTTTCCGGTTATGCCCAATGGAACTATAGAGGAAAAATTGGAGTGCACGAATATTGGGTAAATGCAGGAGTTCGTGGCCATTCATGGCAAGTGTCTAGTCAAGATGAAACAGGGAAAAATAAATTTGTTTTTTCTCCAAGATTTCAATTTGCATTCAAACCCAAGTGGAAAAAAGACATGCTATTTCGACTTTCTGGCGGAATGTATGCTCAACCTCCTTTTTATAGAGAGTTAAGAGATTATGATGGAGTAGTACAAACCAATGTTGATGCTCAAAAATCGGTTCATATTGTTTTGAGTAACGACTACAGTTTTAAAATGTGGAACAGACCTTTTAAATTAATTTCAGAAGCCTATTATAAAAACATAACTGACGCAAATACATATACAATTGATAATGTACGTATTCGTTATAGAGCAAATAATGATGCTACTGCTTATGCGTATGGTTTTGATGCTCGTTTAAATGGTGAATTTGTTCCAGGTACCGAATCTTGGTTTAGTATTGGTTACTTAAAAACAGAAGAAAATCAAGACAATAGAGGATATATTGCTAGACCAACCGATCAACGATTAAAGTTTGGATTGCTTTTCCAAGATTATATGCCAAATATTCCAAACGTAAAAGTGTATTTAAATTTGGTGTATAATACAGGTTTACCTGGTGGCTCTCCTTCATATGCAGATCCATACGATTATCAATTACGTCTAAATGATTATCGTAGAGCAGATGCTGGTTTTTCATATGTATTTAAAGACCAAGGTATAAAATCGTCTAAAAAATGGTTAAATCCGTTCAATGAGTTTTCTATAGGATTGGAAATATTTAATTTATTTAACAACCAGAATTCCATTACGAATACTTGGGTTAGAGATGTTTATACTAAAACTCAATACGGAATTCCTAATTATATGACAACCCGAGTGTTTAACGTTAAGTTAATTGCTAAATTATAA
- a CDS encoding ABC transporter ATP-binding protein, with protein MDENIKKITPFLKPYKANVIMNIVFNILYALFSTLSFIALIPMLDVLFKDVEKVVKKPVFTSIWNITSYGNDYLYYYITKLTDERGPQYALLLVVTIIIITFLLKNIFNYIALNHLMLIKNGVLRDIRNKMFDKIISLPVSYYSEKRKGDVMARMLGDVNEVKNSFFNILELVIKEPMTIVFTIGAMVVISFKLTLFVFIFIPISGFIISKIGKTLKAKSKKAQNENGYLISIVEETLGGLKVVKSYNAEESFTTKFNNSIQKLYKLTNSIGRKNNLSSPMSEFMGIVVIAILLWYGGNMVLVETFADGSPLLEGSKFIAYMGLAYNILTPAKAISKASYQVKNGLAAAERVFEVLETENTITSKENAIVATGFTDKITIENINFKYEDEYVLQHFSLTVPKGKTIALVGQSGSGKSTIANLLTRFYDVNEGTIKIDGVDIKDLDIHSLRNLLGLVTQDSILFNDTIKNNITLGKENVTDEEIIEALKIANAYEFVKDLPNGIETNIGDAGGKLSGGQKQRLSIARAVLKNPPIMILDEATSALDTESEKFVQIALENMMQNRTSIVIAHRLSTIQKADSIVVMQKGQIVEQGTHTELLAKDGAYAKLVMMQSFE; from the coding sequence ATGGACGAAAATATTAAAAAAATAACTCCTTTTTTAAAGCCTTATAAAGCTAATGTTATAATGAATATTGTCTTCAATATTCTTTATGCGCTTTTTAGCACTTTATCTTTTATTGCTTTAATTCCAATGCTCGATGTACTTTTTAAGGATGTAGAAAAAGTAGTAAAAAAGCCAGTATTTACTTCTATTTGGAACATCACAAGCTATGGAAATGATTATTTATATTATTACATAACCAAACTAACCGACGAAAGAGGCCCACAATATGCTCTTTTACTAGTAGTTACAATAATAATAATCACTTTTTTACTAAAAAACATTTTCAACTATATTGCTTTAAATCATTTAATGCTTATTAAAAATGGTGTTTTAAGAGATATAAGAAATAAAATGTTCGACAAAATAATAAGTCTTCCAGTTTCGTATTATTCTGAGAAAAGAAAAGGAGACGTTATGGCTCGTATGCTTGGCGACGTAAATGAAGTGAAAAATTCTTTTTTTAATATTTTAGAATTAGTTATTAAAGAACCTATGACCATTGTTTTTACAATTGGAGCTATGGTTGTTATTAGCTTTAAATTAACTCTATTTGTCTTTATTTTTATTCCAATTTCTGGTTTTATTATTTCAAAAATTGGAAAAACGTTAAAAGCAAAGTCAAAAAAAGCACAAAATGAAAACGGCTATTTAATTTCAATTGTTGAAGAAACTTTAGGCGGATTAAAAGTGGTTAAAAGTTATAATGCTGAAGAAAGTTTTACTACAAAATTCAATAATTCTATTCAAAAATTATATAAATTAACAAATAGTATTGGAAGAAAAAACAACCTTTCTTCACCTATGAGTGAATTTATGGGAATAGTAGTTATTGCAATTTTACTTTGGTATGGAGGAAATATGGTTTTAGTAGAAACTTTTGCCGATGGATCTCCTCTTCTTGAAGGTTCAAAATTTATTGCATACATGGGATTAGCTTACAACATTCTTACTCCTGCAAAAGCAATTTCAAAAGCTTCATATCAGGTAAAAAACGGATTAGCTGCTGCTGAACGTGTTTTTGAGGTTTTAGAAACAGAAAACACAATTACATCAAAAGAAAATGCTATTGTAGCAACTGGATTTACTGATAAAATTACCATTGAAAATATCAATTTTAAATACGAAGACGAATACGTTTTGCAGCACTTTTCGCTTACCGTTCCAAAAGGAAAAACGATTGCATTAGTAGGACAATCGGGCTCTGGAAAAAGTACTATTGCAAATTTACTGACTCGTTTTTACGATGTAAATGAAGGAACAATTAAAATTGATGGTGTAGATATTAAAGATTTAGATATTCATTCGTTAAGAAACTTATTAGGACTTGTAACGCAAGACTCTATATTATTTAACGACACTATTAAAAACAACATTACGCTTGGAAAAGAAAATGTAACAGATGAGGAAATTATTGAAGCTTTAAAAATTGCAAATGCCTACGAGTTTGTAAAAGATTTACCAAACGGTATTGAAACTAATATTGGAGATGCTGGTGGAAAATTATCAGGCGGACAAAAACAACGTTTGTCAATTGCTAGAGCTGTTTTAAAAAATCCTCCTATAATGATTTTGGATGAAGCTACTTCTGCTTTGGATACTGAAAGTGAAAAATTTGTTCAAATTGCTCTTGAAAACATGATGCAAAATAGAACTTCAATTGTAATTGCGCACCGTTTATCTACTATTCAAAAAGCGGATAGCATTGTTGTAATGCAAAAAGGTCAAATTGTAGAGCAAGGAACACATACTGAATTACTAGCTAAAGATGGAGCTTATGCCAAATTAGTAATGATGCAAAGTTTTGAATAA
- a CDS encoding M23 family metallopeptidase — translation MKLLLLLLLPFLVFSQSDYPTDFISPLPISLDVSGSFGELRSNHFHSGIDLKTNGKEGLDVFAVADGYVSRIKISAFGYGKAIYITHPNGYTTVYGHLQKANGAIETYIKQKQYAQKSFEVELFPMPSELPVKQGDIIAFSGNSGGSGAPHLHFEFRNTKSEKIINPLYFGFNKLANDTRKPEIQGVMVYPIDSTLVNKSQNPIAVSFNKTADGNYLASKVIANGKIGFGINAFDYCTNQYNKNGLFKVKAYLNGVSYYEYELETFAFDESRFVNSLIDYQRFGKLRQRVQKLFQEIPFPLSIIKANKTNGIINVQPNVTYTYRIELYDFHGNKVQLTIPVEYGNQETVFKKEIKKTKYFLKSKNEYNYTKDNVSVYIPENTFYEDFYMDFDVNDGVLNLHDESIPGYKNMTITFSDVQGLTEEQLSKTFIASVDGYKLDYNKTYRKGNTFKLYTRNLGKYKLSQDYDAPRIYNVNFVEGKNLKDQSLISVYIADNMSGIDTYNAYLNGEWILMEYDYKTKKLIHRLDDNKYKEGRNDLKIIVTDDMQNSTTFESFFFMNN, via the coding sequence ATGAAACTTTTACTTCTTTTATTGTTGCCTTTTTTAGTGTTTAGCCAGTCAGATTATCCTACTGATTTTATTTCGCCTTTGCCAATTTCTCTTGATGTTTCGGGTTCTTTTGGAGAGTTGAGAAGCAATCATTTTCATTCGGGAATTGATTTAAAAACCAATGGAAAAGAAGGTTTAGATGTTTTTGCTGTTGCTGATGGTTATGTTTCAAGAATAAAAATTTCTGCTTTTGGTTACGGAAAAGCAATTTATATAACGCATCCAAATGGTTATACCACGGTTTACGGTCATTTGCAAAAAGCGAATGGTGCTATCGAAACTTATATAAAGCAAAAACAATATGCGCAAAAATCGTTTGAAGTAGAACTATTTCCAATGCCAAGCGAACTTCCTGTAAAACAAGGAGATATTATTGCTTTTTCTGGTAACTCTGGTGGAAGTGGAGCACCTCATTTACATTTTGAATTTAGAAATACAAAATCTGAAAAAATTATTAATCCATTGTATTTTGGATTTAATAAATTGGCTAATGATACTAGAAAACCTGAAATTCAAGGCGTAATGGTGTATCCAATTGATAGTACTTTGGTCAATAAATCTCAAAATCCTATTGCGGTTTCTTTCAATAAAACGGCTGACGGAAATTATTTAGCTTCTAAAGTTATTGCGAATGGTAAAATTGGTTTTGGTATCAATGCTTTTGATTATTGTACCAATCAATACAATAAAAACGGATTGTTTAAAGTAAAGGCTTATCTAAACGGAGTTTCGTATTATGAATATGAATTAGAAACATTTGCGTTTGATGAATCTCGATTTGTAAATAGTTTAATTGATTATCAGCGATTTGGTAAACTTCGTCAACGCGTTCAAAAATTGTTTCAAGAAATTCCTTTTCCGCTTTCGATTATTAAGGCAAATAAGACGAACGGAATTATAAATGTGCAACCAAATGTAACGTATACTTATAGAATAGAGTTGTATGATTTTCACGGAAATAAAGTGCAATTAACCATTCCGGTCGAATATGGAAATCAAGAAACTGTTTTTAAGAAAGAAATAAAGAAAACGAAGTACTTTTTAAAATCTAAAAACGAATATAATTATACAAAAGATAATGTTTCGGTTTACATTCCAGAAAATACTTTTTATGAAGATTTTTATATGGATTTTGATGTGAATGACGGTGTTTTAAATTTACATGATGAATCGATTCCGGGTTATAAAAACATGACCATTACTTTTTCTGATGTTCAAGGATTAACGGAAGAGCAATTAAGTAAGACTTTTATTGCGAGCGTTGATGGTTATAAACTTGATTATAATAAAACGTATAGAAAAGGAAATACTTTTAAGCTTTATACTCGAAACTTAGGAAAATATAAACTTTCTCAAGATTATGATGCACCTCGTATTTATAATGTCAATTTTGTTGAAGGAAAGAATTTAAAAGACCAATCTTTAATAAGTGTTTATATTGCCGATAATATGTCGGGTATTGATACTTATAACGCGTATTTAAACGGAGAATGGATTTTAATGGAATACGATTATAAAACAAAAAAGCTAATTCATCGTTTAGATGATAATAAATATAAAGAAGGAAGAAACGATTTGAAAATTATTGTAACAGATGATATGCAAAATTCTACTACCTTTGAGTCTTTCTTTTTTATGAATAATTAA
- a CDS encoding phospho-sugar mutase, producing the protein MHIEQDILNKVNEWLTPTFDQQTQAEIEKMMTSAPKALEDSFYKNLEFGTGGMRGIMGVGTNRINKYTLGKNTQGLSDYLKKSFPNEELKVAIAFDCRHNSDTLAKVVADVFSANGIKVYLFSELRPTPELSFAVRYLKCHAGIVLTASHNPPEYNGYKVYWQDGGQLVPPQDGEIIQLIDSLQYSDIKFEANESLIEYVDTKIDEAFTTSTIENASFNTPKAAKDNLKIVFTSLHGTSIKLIPDVLTKAGYDNIEIVAEQAVPNGDFPTVKSPNPEEPEALTIALALAEKTNADIVVGTDPDSDRLGVAVRDLDGKMKLLNGNQTMVIMTAFLLEQWKRSGKINGKQFIGSTIVSTPMMLELASAYEVECKVGLTGFKWIAKFIKDFPNQEFIGGGEESFGFMVGDKVRDKDAVGATLLVCEIAAQAKASGSSLYQELLNLYTDLGFYKEYLISITKKGIEGANEIKQMMVDLRENPMKEINDQRVICIEDYQSSKGYDFMNEEEFDISIPKSNVLIYYLEDGSKICARPSGTEPKIKFYFSVNTPLDSIEKAITTEEKLDLKIKNIIASMQLN; encoded by the coding sequence ATGCACATAGAACAAGACATATTAAATAAAGTAAACGAATGGCTTACGCCAACTTTTGACCAGCAAACACAAGCAGAAATTGAAAAAATGATGACTTCAGCTCCAAAAGCACTGGAAGATAGTTTTTATAAAAATTTAGAGTTTGGAACGGGTGGAATGCGAGGAATAATGGGCGTTGGAACCAATCGTATCAACAAATATACTTTAGGAAAAAACACGCAAGGTTTATCTGATTATTTAAAAAAATCATTCCCTAACGAAGAACTAAAAGTTGCCATAGCTTTCGATTGTCGTCATAATAGTGACACACTTGCAAAAGTAGTGGCGGATGTATTTTCGGCAAACGGAATTAAAGTGTATTTATTTTCAGAGTTACGACCAACACCAGAACTTTCATTTGCGGTTCGTTATTTAAAATGTCATGCAGGAATTGTATTAACCGCTTCTCATAACCCACCAGAATACAACGGTTACAAAGTATATTGGCAAGATGGTGGACAATTAGTGCCACCACAAGATGGAGAAATTATTCAACTTATTGACAGTTTACAATACAGCGACATAAAATTTGAAGCAAACGAAAGTTTAATTGAATATGTTGACACTAAAATTGATGAAGCTTTTACAACTTCAACCATTGAAAATGCTAGTTTCAATACACCAAAAGCCGCGAAAGACAACTTAAAAATTGTTTTCACTTCACTTCACGGAACTTCTATAAAATTAATTCCAGATGTTTTAACTAAAGCCGGATATGATAATATTGAAATTGTTGCAGAACAAGCGGTTCCAAATGGAGATTTTCCAACGGTAAAATCGCCAAACCCTGAAGAACCAGAAGCGCTTACAATAGCTCTAGCTTTAGCAGAAAAAACAAATGCAGATATTGTAGTAGGAACTGATCCTGATAGTGACCGACTTGGAGTTGCTGTTAGAGATTTAGACGGAAAAATGAAATTATTAAATGGTAACCAAACCATGGTTATCATGACTGCTTTTTTATTAGAACAATGGAAACGCAGTGGAAAAATTAACGGCAAACAATTTATTGGTTCTACGATTGTAAGCACCCCAATGATGCTGGAATTAGCGTCTGCATATGAAGTGGAATGTAAAGTAGGTTTAACCGGATTTAAATGGATTGCAAAATTCATTAAAGATTTTCCTAATCAAGAATTTATTGGTGGCGGTGAAGAAAGTTTCGGATTTATGGTGGGTGATAAAGTACGTGATAAAGATGCAGTTGGAGCTACATTATTGGTTTGCGAAATTGCGGCTCAAGCAAAAGCAAGCGGAAGTTCATTATATCAAGAACTGTTGAATTTATATACCGATTTAGGTTTTTATAAAGAATATTTAATTTCGATTACCAAAAAAGGAATTGAAGGTGCAAACGAAATCAAGCAAATGATGGTGGATTTACGTGAGAATCCAATGAAAGAAATCAACGACCAACGTGTTATTTGTATTGAAGATTATCAAAGTTCGAAAGGTTATGATTTTATGAACGAAGAAGAATTTGATATTTCAATTCCAAAATCAAACGTATTAATTTACTATTTAGAAGACGGAAGTAAAATTTGTGCACGACCAAGTGGAACCGAACCAAAAATTAAGTTCTATTTTAGTGTAAATACACCATTAGATAGTATTGAAAAAGCAATTACAACTGAAGAAAAACTAGATTTAAAAATTAAAAATATTATTGCGTCAATGCAATTGAACTAA
- a CDS encoding cell division protein ZapA: MKEQLKIKLSIADRVYPLTIDSAQEEGLRSASKKIDDMIKQFEQSYAVRDKQDVLAMCALQFASQVEQKQIEVTEVESSSIVRLENLDKKLSELLSR, encoded by the coding sequence ATGAAAGAACAATTAAAAATTAAATTATCAATTGCAGACAGAGTGTATCCACTAACCATAGATAGCGCTCAAGAAGAAGGACTAAGAAGTGCTTCAAAAAAAATTGATGATATGATTAAACAATTTGAACAAAGCTATGCGGTAAGAGATAAACAAGATGTATTAGCCATGTGCGCCTTACAATTTGCTTCGCAAGTAGAACAAAAACAAATTGAAGTTACAGAAGTAGAATCTTCATCTATTGTTCGACTAGAAAATTTAGATAAAAAACTGAGCGAGTTACTCTCAAGATAA
- a CDS encoding glycosyltransferase family 2 protein, protein MNLSIVIPLLNEQESLPELHNWIVKVMSTHNFSYEILFIDDGSTDASWSIIDKLSKENPNVKGIRFLRNYGKSQALHAGFAKVKGDVVITMDADLQDSPEEIPALYNKIITEKFDLVSGWKKKRYDSVIGKNMPSKLFNWAARKTSGVQLNDFNCGLKAYRNEVVKNIEVSGEMHRYIPVLAKNAGFSKIGEQIVQHQARKYGSTKFGMERFINGFLDLITIWFISKFGKRPMHLFGALGVLMFMIGFAFAFYLGIDKLFINTSGRLITDRPQFYISLVTMIIGTQFFLAGFLGEIILRTKNNEERYKISEEI, encoded by the coding sequence ATGAATTTATCCATAGTTATTCCCTTATTAAACGAGCAAGAATCGTTACCCGAATTACACAATTGGATTGTAAAAGTTATGAGTACTCATAACTTTTCTTATGAAATATTGTTTATAGATGATGGTAGCACAGACGCCTCTTGGTCTATAATCGACAAGCTTTCAAAAGAAAATCCAAACGTAAAAGGAATTCGTTTTTTACGCAATTATGGTAAAAGTCAGGCTTTGCATGCTGGTTTTGCCAAAGTAAAAGGCGATGTTGTAATTACTATGGATGCTGATTTACAAGACAGTCCGGAAGAAATTCCAGCTTTATACAATAAAATTATTACTGAAAAATTCGATTTAGTTTCGGGTTGGAAAAAGAAACGATACGATTCAGTAATTGGTAAAAATATGCCTTCAAAATTGTTCAATTGGGCTGCCCGAAAAACTTCAGGTGTTCAATTGAATGATTTTAATTGTGGACTAAAAGCCTACCGAAATGAAGTTGTGAAAAATATTGAAGTTTCGGGTGAAATGCATCGTTATATTCCAGTTTTAGCAAAAAATGCAGGATTTTCAAAAATTGGAGAACAAATTGTACAGCATCAAGCTAGAAAATACGGTTCAACCAAATTTGGAATGGAACGATTCATTAATGGTTTTTTAGACTTAATTACCATTTGGTTTATTTCTAAATTTGGAAAAAGACCAATGCATTTATTTGGTGCATTAGGCGTTTTAATGTTTATGATTGGTTTTGCTTTTGCTTTTTATTTAGGAATCGACAAACTTTTCATCAACACATCTGGTAGGTTAATTACCGATAGACCACAATTTTACATTTCATTAGTAACCATGATAATTGGTACTCAATTTTTTCTAGCTGGTTTTTTAGGTGAAATTATTTTACGTACCAAAAACAACGAAGAACGATATAAGATTTCTGAAGAAATCTAA
- the rny gene encoding ribonuclease Y produces the protein MTLIYIIIGILVGLGAGFGIAKYLEKTNVSTLIKNAKKEAGSILKDAKADAEALKKDKILQAKEKFLELKSEHEQVILSRDKKMAEAEKRTRDKESQISSELAKAKKASDEFDAKIAEYNSKIEVLDKKQVDLDRLHKSQIEQLEVISGLSAEEAKNQLTESLKAEAKTEAMSFIQDTMEEAKMTAHQEAKKIIINTIQRVGTEEAVENCVSVFNIESDDVKGRIIGREGRNIRAIEAATGVEIIVDDTPEAIILSCFDPVRREIARLALHKLVTDGRIHPARIEEIVAKTQKQIEEEIIETGKRTVIDLGIHGLHPELIKIVGRMKYRSSYGQNLLQHSREVANLCGIMAAELGLNVKLAKRAGLLHDIGKVPDTESELPHALLGMQWAEKYGEKEEVCNAIGAHHDEIEMKYLISPLIQVCDAISGARPGARRQVLDSYIQRLKDLEAVAFGFQGVKNAYAIQAGRELRVIVESEKVSDEMASTLSFDISHKIQTEMTYPGQVKITVIRETRAVNIAK, from the coding sequence ATGACACTAATATACATTATAATTGGAATTTTAGTAGGACTTGGAGCAGGATTTGGAATCGCCAAATACTTAGAAAAAACAAATGTTTCTACTCTTATTAAAAATGCTAAAAAAGAAGCTGGCTCTATTTTAAAAGATGCAAAAGCCGATGCTGAAGCGCTTAAAAAAGACAAAATTCTTCAAGCAAAAGAAAAATTTTTAGAATTAAAATCGGAACACGAACAAGTTATTTTATCTCGTGACAAAAAAATGGCGGAAGCCGAAAAAAGAACTCGCGATAAAGAATCTCAAATTTCTAGTGAACTGGCTAAAGCCAAAAAAGCTAGCGATGAATTTGACGCTAAAATAGCAGAATACAATTCTAAAATTGAAGTTTTAGACAAAAAGCAAGTAGATTTAGATCGCTTACACAAAAGTCAAATTGAGCAACTAGAAGTTATCTCTGGTCTTTCTGCTGAAGAAGCAAAAAATCAACTGACTGAAAGCTTAAAGGCTGAAGCTAAAACCGAGGCAATGTCTTTCATTCAAGATACTATGGAAGAGGCTAAAATGACCGCACATCAAGAAGCTAAAAAAATAATCATCAATACTATTCAACGAGTAGGTACTGAAGAGGCTGTTGAAAACTGTGTATCGGTATTCAATATAGAATCTGATGATGTTAAAGGTAGAATTATTGGTAGAGAAGGAAGAAACATTAGAGCTATTGAAGCCGCAACTGGTGTAGAAATTATTGTTGATGATACTCCAGAAGCAATTATATTATCTTGTTTTGACCCAGTAAGAAGAGAAATTGCTCGTTTAGCATTACATAAATTAGTTACTGATGGACGTATTCATCCAGCTCGTATTGAAGAAATTGTTGCTAAAACACAAAAACAAATAGAAGAAGAAATTATTGAAACTGGTAAAAGAACCGTTATCGACTTAGGTATTCACGGTTTACATCCAGAATTAATTAAAATTGTAGGTAGAATGAAATACCGTTCTTCTTACGGACAAAACTTATTGCAACACTCAAGAGAAGTAGCTAACCTTTGTGGTATTATGGCTGCAGAACTTGGCTTAAACGTTAAATTAGCTAAAAGAGCTGGTTTATTACACGATATTGGTAAAGTTCCTGATACTGAAAGCGAATTACCTCACGCTTTATTAGGAATGCAATGGGCTGAAAAATATGGTGAAAAAGAAGAAGTGTGTAACGCTATTGGTGCTCACCATGATGAAATAGAAATGAAATATTTAATTTCTCCACTTATTCAGGTGTGTGATGCTATCTCTGGTGCAAGACCTGGTGCAAGAAGACAAGTATTAGATTCTTATATTCAACGTTTAAAAGATTTAGAAGCTGTTGCTTTTGGATTCCAAGGTGTTAAAAATGCATACGCAATTCAGGCAGGTAGAGAATTAAGAGTTATTGTAGAAAGTGAAAAAGTAAGTGATGAAATGGCTTCTACTCTATCTTTTGATATTTCTCATAAAATTCAAACTGAAATGACTTATCCTGGTCAGGTTAAAATTACTGTAATTAGAGAAACTAGAGCTGTTAATATAGCGAAGTAA